One Perognathus longimembris pacificus isolate PPM17 chromosome 2, ASM2315922v1, whole genome shotgun sequence DNA segment encodes these proteins:
- the LOC125342176 gene encoding non-histone chromosomal protein HMG-14-like: MPDRQLRTRPPPKRKVSPAEGAAKDEPKRRSARLLAKPAPAKVEPKPKKPAGKDKALDKKVQTKGKRGAKGKQAKVTSQDTKEDLPAENGETKNEESAVSDEAEEKESKSD; encoded by the exons ATGCCTGACAGACAGCTT CGAACGCGACCCCCGCCCAAGAGGAAGGTCAGCCCGGCGGAGGGGGCGGCGAAGGACGAGCCCAAGAGGAGGTCGGCCCGCTTGTTGGCGAAGCCCGCTCCCGCCAAGGTGGAACCCAAGCCCAAAAAGCCCGCAGGAAAGGATAAAGCTTTGGACAAGAAAgtgcaaacaaaaggaaaaagaggagccaAGGGCAAACAGGCCAAGGTGACCAGCCAGGACACGAAAGAAGACTTGCCTGCGGAAAATGGGGAGACCAAGAACGAGGAGAGTGCAGTCTCTGACGAAGCCGAAGAGAAGGAATCCAAGTCTGACTAA